In Hymenobacter gelipurpurascens, one DNA window encodes the following:
- a CDS encoding hypervirulence associated TUDOR domain-containing protein → MRKGTKVSWKYGTGTATGKIEETHKESITRKLQGAEITRNGTPENPAFLIVQENGDRVLKLQSEVKVA, encoded by the coding sequence ATGCGCAAAGGCACAAAAGTCAGCTGGAAATATGGTACCGGTACGGCTACTGGCAAAATCGAGGAAACCCACAAGGAAAGCATCACACGCAAGCTGCAGGGTGCCGAAATCACCCGCAATGGCACCCCCGAAAACCCGGCCTTCCTCATCGTACAGGAAAACGGCGACCGGGTGCTCAAGCTTCAGAGCGAAGTGAAAGTGGCCTAG
- a CDS encoding amidohydrolase family protein, translating into MHIDLRRLGLASGLLMGSLSVAYAQSGTFPRNGVYDDRPGLYAFTHATIYTDYKTRLNDATLVIRDGKVESVGPNVKIPAGAVVQDLKGKFVYPGFVDLYASYGVPEVKAPERQGRRAGPQFESQKTGAYDWNQAVHPEVNAAEMFRANAEQADVLRKLGFGAVLTHQPDGIARGTAALVSLNTTRKETELILQDRAAAAYSFDKGTSTQDYPSSLMGSIALLRQSYLDAEWNQRNPTREQNLSLRALTQQRGLPAIFEVRDKQSLLRADKVGDEFGVQYIIKGRGDEYQRLPDIQATKAPLILNLNFPDAYQVDDVYDAIRVPLQDLKHWEMAPANAGLVAKAGVPFVLSAADLKDKKKFLPNLRKAIQYGLTEEQALQALTATPATLIKAQDRVGALKPGMQANFLVCSTRLFAPESVMLDNWVQGERYQLSEVPSDYRGVYTLKIGSQPEMKMLLAGKPEAPELKIVKAPADTVKGTLTVNGELATLVYNPTPKVKGSGAIRLGGYYTADSRTFQGDGQLPDATNVKWSAQRQEAATRAARRDSAKAPEPVQLGQLQYPFVAYGRPAVPEQQTVLIKNATVWTSEAQGKLENTDVLLQNGKISKIGRNLSVPSGGRTVDGTGKHLTPGIIDEHSHIAISEGVNEGTQSVTSEVRISDVVDAEDVDVYRDLAGGVVAAQLLHGSANPIGGQSALIKLRWGQTAEQMKIQGAPGFIKFALGENVKQSNWGEANTLRFPQTRMGTEQVFVDAFTRAKEYEQQWKTWNKLGKGKQKKGEAPRRDLEMEALVEILNQKRFITCHSYVQSEINMLLNVADRMGFKVNTFTHILEGYKVADKMKAHGANASTFSDWWAYKNEVRDAIPYNAGIMHNAGLNVAINSDDAEMSRRLNQEAAKIVKYSGLSEEEALKLVTINPAKMLHLDKNMGSIKEGKDADVVLWSDNPLSIYAHPERTFVDGRLLFDSESDLQMRQDMQKERLRIVQKMLEAKKGGAPTQTPTARPTKHFHCDTLGEDKELDQ; encoded by the coding sequence ATGCACATTGACCTGCGCCGGCTTGGGCTGGCGAGTGGCCTACTCATGGGCAGCCTTTCAGTAGCCTATGCCCAGAGCGGCACGTTTCCGCGCAACGGCGTGTACGATGACCGCCCCGGCCTGTACGCCTTCACCCACGCCACCATCTACACCGACTACAAAACCCGCCTCAACGACGCTACGCTCGTTATTCGGGATGGAAAAGTAGAGTCCGTGGGTCCCAACGTGAAGATTCCGGCCGGGGCCGTGGTGCAGGATCTGAAAGGTAAATTCGTCTACCCCGGTTTCGTGGACCTTTATGCCAGCTACGGCGTGCCCGAGGTAAAGGCGCCTGAGCGCCAGGGCCGCCGGGCGGGGCCGCAGTTCGAGAGCCAGAAAACCGGCGCCTACGACTGGAACCAGGCTGTGCACCCCGAGGTGAATGCCGCCGAGATGTTCAGGGCCAACGCTGAGCAGGCAGATGTACTGCGCAAACTGGGTTTTGGCGCCGTACTCACGCATCAACCCGATGGAATTGCTCGTGGTACCGCAGCATTGGTCAGCCTGAACACCACGCGCAAGGAAACCGAACTGATTCTACAGGACCGCGCCGCCGCTGCCTACTCGTTTGATAAGGGCACCAGCACCCAGGATTATCCGTCGTCGTTGATGGGCAGCATTGCCTTGCTGCGCCAGAGCTACCTCGATGCCGAATGGAACCAGCGTAACCCCACGCGGGAGCAAAACCTCTCACTCCGCGCCCTGACTCAGCAACGTGGCCTACCGGCTATTTTTGAGGTGCGTGATAAGCAGAGCCTGCTCCGCGCCGATAAAGTAGGCGACGAGTTTGGGGTGCAGTACATCATCAAAGGCCGCGGCGACGAATACCAGCGCCTGCCCGATATTCAGGCTACCAAAGCGCCGCTCATTCTGAATCTCAACTTCCCCGATGCATACCAGGTTGACGATGTGTACGATGCCATCCGGGTGCCGCTGCAGGATCTGAAGCATTGGGAAATGGCGCCCGCCAATGCGGGCCTGGTGGCCAAAGCCGGCGTGCCGTTCGTGCTTTCAGCCGCTGATCTTAAGGACAAAAAGAAGTTTCTGCCCAACCTGCGCAAAGCCATTCAGTATGGCCTCACGGAGGAGCAGGCTCTGCAGGCCCTGACCGCCACGCCCGCTACGCTCATCAAAGCCCAGGATCGGGTAGGGGCCCTGAAGCCCGGTATGCAAGCCAATTTTTTGGTGTGCTCCACCCGTCTGTTCGCGCCCGAAAGCGTGATGCTCGATAACTGGGTGCAGGGCGAGCGGTATCAGCTCAGCGAAGTGCCCAGCGACTACCGCGGCGTGTATACCCTCAAAATCGGGAGCCAGCCGGAGATGAAAATGCTGCTGGCCGGCAAGCCTGAGGCGCCCGAGCTGAAAATTGTGAAAGCCCCCGCCGATACCGTAAAGGGCACCCTCACGGTGAACGGAGAGCTGGCGACGCTGGTGTATAACCCCACGCCCAAAGTGAAAGGCAGCGGGGCCATCCGGCTGGGCGGGTACTACACCGCCGACAGCCGCACCTTTCAGGGCGACGGCCAGTTGCCTGATGCTACAAACGTAAAATGGAGCGCGCAGCGCCAGGAGGCAGCTACCCGCGCCGCCCGCCGCGACTCAGCCAAGGCGCCCGAGCCGGTGCAGCTAGGCCAGTTGCAGTACCCGTTTGTGGCCTACGGGCGTCCGGCGGTGCCGGAGCAGCAAACCGTGCTGATCAAGAACGCCACCGTTTGGACCAGTGAGGCCCAAGGCAAGCTCGAAAACACCGATGTGCTGTTGCAAAACGGCAAAATCTCGAAGATTGGGCGCAACCTATCGGTGCCCAGCGGTGGCCGGACGGTAGATGGTACCGGCAAGCACCTCACGCCCGGTATTATCGATGAGCACTCTCACATTGCCATTTCTGAAGGCGTAAACGAAGGCACGCAGTCTGTTACTAGCGAAGTGCGAATTAGCGACGTGGTAGACGCTGAAGATGTGGACGTGTACCGCGACCTGGCCGGTGGCGTGGTGGCGGCTCAGCTGCTGCACGGCTCCGCCAACCCCATCGGGGGCCAATCGGCGCTGATTAAGCTGCGCTGGGGCCAAACGGCCGAGCAGATGAAGATTCAGGGCGCGCCCGGTTTCATCAAGTTTGCTCTCGGCGAAAACGTGAAGCAAAGCAACTGGGGCGAGGCCAACACCCTGCGCTTCCCGCAAACCCGCATGGGCACCGAGCAGGTGTTCGTGGATGCCTTCACGCGGGCCAAAGAGTATGAGCAGCAGTGGAAAACCTGGAATAAGCTGGGCAAAGGCAAGCAGAAGAAAGGCGAAGCCCCGCGCCGCGACCTGGAAATGGAGGCGCTGGTAGAAATTCTGAACCAGAAGCGCTTTATCACCTGTCACAGCTACGTGCAGTCAGAAATCAATATGCTGCTGAACGTGGCCGACCGCATGGGCTTCAAGGTGAACACCTTCACGCACATTCTGGAAGGCTACAAAGTGGCCGACAAGATGAAAGCCCACGGCGCCAACGCCAGTACGTTCTCCGACTGGTGGGCCTACAAAAACGAGGTGCGCGACGCCATTCCCTACAACGCCGGCATCATGCACAACGCGGGCCTGAACGTGGCAATCAACTCCGATGACGCCGAAATGAGCCGCCGCCTTAACCAGGAAGCCGCCAAAATAGTGAAGTACAGTGGCCTATCAGAGGAGGAAGCCTTGAAGCTGGTGACTATCAACCCCGCCAAAATGCTCCACCTCGATAAGAACATGGGCAGCATCAAGGAAGGAAAAGACGCCGACGTGGTGCTCTGGAGCGACAATCCACTGAGCATCTATGCTCACCCGGAGCGCACCTTCGTGGATGGCCGCCTGCTCTTCGACTCGGAAAGCGACCTGCAGATGCGCCAGGACATGCAGAAGGAACGCCTGCGCATTGTGCAGAAAATGCTGGAAGCCAAGAAGGGCGGAGCTCCTACACAAACGCCTACCGCTCGCCCAACCAAGCATTTTCATTGCGACACTTTAGGCGAAGACAAAGAGCTGGACCAATAA